From the Quercus lobata isolate SW786 chromosome 6, ValleyOak3.0 Primary Assembly, whole genome shotgun sequence genome, one window contains:
- the LOC115994834 gene encoding F-box/kelch-repeat protein At1g16250 isoform X1, whose product MEPVNQCVIPGLPDDLALRCLAKLSHGHHGVLETVSTKWRDLIRSSDFASFKAREGWCGNWLFVLTEGSSNEWVAYDPEADIWHPLPKIPTTHADCKHVGFSCVSVCNRFLVIGGSYVPHDPVFPHQKPSRTNEVMQFDPYRKKWSRVASMRTPRSQFACSVISGKVYVAGGFNLSCTRGLALAEVYDPLTDKSCRWEELPPMLNPQMNCLGLSYKGKFYVLSDRVGLPDQKTSEVLSPADRNWCTVEDIWPFSREMQFAAQVIGDDRVYTVVDLGESLIKTRYTDKGEWYNVGIVPSVILPDHPRPLEAFSYGFAALRHELYIVGGKVLKWEESGAGRFDIVKLGLVRVCDPSAMPLTWREIKPMCGSAYGSIIGCASLEERY is encoded by the exons AT GGAACCTGTGAATCAATGTGTCATTCCTGGATTGCCGGATGACTTGGCTTTGAGATGTTTAGCAAAGTTGTCCCATGGACACCATGGAGTGCTTGAAACTGTCTCAACAAAGTGGAGAGATTTAATCCGCAGCTCTGACTTTGCCAGTTTTAAAGCTAGAGAAGGGTGGTGTGGAAATTGGTTATTTGTTCTTACTGAAGGCTCTAGCAATGAGTGGGTTGCCTATGATCCTGAAGCTGATATATGGCATCCTCTGCCCAAGATTCCAACTACCCATGCTGACTGTAAACACGTTGGATTTTCATGTGTTAGTGTTTGCAATCGTTTCTTGGTGATTGGTGGATCATATGTGCCTCATGATCCTGTATTTCCCCATCAAAAGCCTTCTAGAACAAATGAGGTTATGCAGTTTGATCCATACAGAAAAAAGTGGAGTCGTGTAGCAAGCATGCGAACACCACGGTCTCAATTTGCTTGCAGTGTTATTTCTGGTAAGGTTTATGTAGCTGGGGGATTCAACTTATCCTGCACCAGAGGGCTCGCACTTGCTGAGGTTTATGATCCCTTGACAGACAA AAGTTGCAGATGGGAGGAATTGCCACCGATGCTCAATCCACAGATGAACTGCTTAGGCTTATCATATAAAGGCAAATTTTATGTTCTGAGTGACCGGGTGGGCCTGCCAGACCAGAAAACCTCTGAGGTTCTAAGTCCAGCAGACAGAAATTGGTGCACAGTAGAGGACATCTGGCCTTTCTCAAGGGAAATGCAATTTGCAGCTCAGGTGATAGGGGATGATCGTGTATATACTGTTGTAGATTTGGGTGAGAGCTTGATTAAAACAAGGTACACTGATAAAGGAGAGTGGTATAATGTGGGTATAGTTCCTTCGGTCATTCTCCCTGACCACCCCCGGCCATTGGAGGCCTTTAGTTATGGGTTTGCTGCATTGAGGCATGAATTGTATATTGTGGGAGGGAAAGTTCTCAAGTGGGAGGAATCAGGAGCTGGGAGGTTTGACATTGTAAAGTTGGGTTTGGTGAGAGTTTGTGACCCTTCTGCCATGCCATTAACATGGAGGGAAATTAAACCCATGTGTGGGTCAGCATATGGTTCTATCATAGGATGTGCATCCCTGGAAGAAAGATATTAG
- the LOC115994834 gene encoding F-box/kelch-repeat protein At1g16250 isoform X2 has product MEPVNQCVIPGLPDDLALRCLAKLSHGHHGVLETVSTKWRDLIRSSDFASFKAREGWCGNWLFVLTEGSSNEWVAYDPEADIWHPLPKIPTTHADCKHVGFSCVSVCNRFLVIGGSYVPHDPVFPHQKPSRTNEVMQFDPYRKKWSRVASMRTPRSQFACSVISGKVYVAGGFNLSCTRGLALAEVYDPLTDKWEELPPMLNPQMNCLGLSYKGKFYVLSDRVGLPDQKTSEVLSPADRNWCTVEDIWPFSREMQFAAQVIGDDRVYTVVDLGESLIKTRYTDKGEWYNVGIVPSVILPDHPRPLEAFSYGFAALRHELYIVGGKVLKWEESGAGRFDIVKLGLVRVCDPSAMPLTWREIKPMCGSAYGSIIGCASLEERY; this is encoded by the exons AT GGAACCTGTGAATCAATGTGTCATTCCTGGATTGCCGGATGACTTGGCTTTGAGATGTTTAGCAAAGTTGTCCCATGGACACCATGGAGTGCTTGAAACTGTCTCAACAAAGTGGAGAGATTTAATCCGCAGCTCTGACTTTGCCAGTTTTAAAGCTAGAGAAGGGTGGTGTGGAAATTGGTTATTTGTTCTTACTGAAGGCTCTAGCAATGAGTGGGTTGCCTATGATCCTGAAGCTGATATATGGCATCCTCTGCCCAAGATTCCAACTACCCATGCTGACTGTAAACACGTTGGATTTTCATGTGTTAGTGTTTGCAATCGTTTCTTGGTGATTGGTGGATCATATGTGCCTCATGATCCTGTATTTCCCCATCAAAAGCCTTCTAGAACAAATGAGGTTATGCAGTTTGATCCATACAGAAAAAAGTGGAGTCGTGTAGCAAGCATGCGAACACCACGGTCTCAATTTGCTTGCAGTGTTATTTCTGGTAAGGTTTATGTAGCTGGGGGATTCAACTTATCCTGCACCAGAGGGCTCGCACTTGCTGAGGTTTATGATCCCTTGACAGACAA ATGGGAGGAATTGCCACCGATGCTCAATCCACAGATGAACTGCTTAGGCTTATCATATAAAGGCAAATTTTATGTTCTGAGTGACCGGGTGGGCCTGCCAGACCAGAAAACCTCTGAGGTTCTAAGTCCAGCAGACAGAAATTGGTGCACAGTAGAGGACATCTGGCCTTTCTCAAGGGAAATGCAATTTGCAGCTCAGGTGATAGGGGATGATCGTGTATATACTGTTGTAGATTTGGGTGAGAGCTTGATTAAAACAAGGTACACTGATAAAGGAGAGTGGTATAATGTGGGTATAGTTCCTTCGGTCATTCTCCCTGACCACCCCCGGCCATTGGAGGCCTTTAGTTATGGGTTTGCTGCATTGAGGCATGAATTGTATATTGTGGGAGGGAAAGTTCTCAAGTGGGAGGAATCAGGAGCTGGGAGGTTTGACATTGTAAAGTTGGGTTTGGTGAGAGTTTGTGACCCTTCTGCCATGCCATTAACATGGAGGGAAATTAAACCCATGTGTGGGTCAGCATATGGTTCTATCATAGGATGTGCATCCCTGGAAGAAAGATATTAG
- the LOC115994835 gene encoding rhomboid-like protein 14, mitochondrial produces the protein MERGRGRMLPLLALHAASEFYRLERKPPVTAALLAANTLIYLRPGFLHSILPSIDQVWFNPYLILRHRDLKRFFLSAFYHLGDSHLVYNMISLLWKGIQLETSMGSAEFASMVAALLTMSQGITLILAKSLLLFFDYKKAYYSEYAVGFSGVLFAMKVVLNSHSENYTYVHGLVVPERYAAWAELLLIQMFVPGVSFLGHLGGILAGILYLRLKGGYSGSDPLTVLFKGLAGALSWPVKLIRKFFGSQQRRISGRGTVGRNRADTGRTPSDVWRCQECTFDNSGWLSVCEMCGTNRSGNGNGFSSRQSLHHSRDPSLEEVRRRRIDRFGR, from the exons ATGGAGAGAGGAAGAGGGAGAATGTTGCCGTTGCTGGCGCTTCACGCGGCGAGCGAGTTTTACAGGCTCGAGAGGAAGCCACCTGTTACGGCTGCACTTCTCGCTGCCAATACTCTGATTTATTTGAGACCCGGATTTCTCCATTCTATTCTTCCTTCCATTGATCAAGTCTGGTTCAATCCCTATCTCATCCTCAGG CACAGGGACTTGAAGCGATTTTTCTTGTCAGCATTCTACCATTTGGGCGACTCTCATCTGGTCTATAACATGATATCACTCTTATGGAAGGGGATTCAATTGGAAACTTCAATGGGAAGTGCTGAATTTGCCTCTATGGTTGCTGCTCTTCTTACTATGTCCCAGGGAATCACACTTATACTAGCAAAATCCCTTCTCTTGTTCTTTGACTATAAGAAGGCATACTACTCTGAGTATGCTGTTGGATTTTCTGGTGTTCTCTTTGCCATGAAAGTTGTTCTTAATTCTCATTCAGAAAACTACACTTATGTGCATGGACTAGTAGTGCCAGAGAGATATGCTGCATGGGCAGAGTTGCTTCTCATCCAAATGTTTGTACCTGGTGTCTCATTCCTCGGTCACCTTGGTGGAATACTTGCTGGGATTCTCTATCTGCGTTTGAAAGGTGGATATTCAGGTTCAGACCCATTGACTGTACTCTTTAAAGGTCTAGCTGGTGCATTGAGCTGGCCTGTGAAGCTTATAAGGAAGTTCTTTGGGTCCCAGCAGCGGAGGATTTCTGGTAGGGGAACTGTTGGCAGGAATCGTGCTGACACAGGAAGGACTCCATCTGATGTGTGGAGATGCCAAGAATGCACATTTGATAATTCTGGTTGGTTAAGTGTTTGTGAGATGTGTGGAACAAATCGAAGTGGCAATGGAAATGGATTTTCTTCCCGTCAATCATTACATCATTCCCGTGACCCTTCTTTAGAAGAAGTACGGCGTCGGAGGATTGACAGATTTGGGAGATGA